From a single Oreochromis niloticus isolate F11D_XX linkage group LG4, O_niloticus_UMD_NMBU, whole genome shotgun sequence genomic region:
- the LOC109201890 gene encoding apoptosis regulator BAX — translation MASHPGGGDQGNSGDQILEVGTILLQDFIYERVQRQEAGNNIVLREQLGGSQLTDPKHKKLAQHLHQIHDELDGNVALQRMINDSSLCPTREVFMRVAYEIFSDGIFNWGRVVALFYFACRLVIKALVTQIPDIIRTIISWTIDYLREHVINWIREQGGWEGIRSYFGTPTWQTVGVFLAGFLTAVLVMRKM, via the exons atgGCATCACACCCAGGAGGAGGCGATCAAG GGAATTCCGGAGATCAGATACTGGAAGTCGGAACTATTTTGTTACAGGA TTTCATCTATGAGCGAGTCCAGAGGCAAGAAGCTGGCAATAATATAGTGTTGAGAGAACAGCTTGGTGGAAGCCAGCTGACTGACCCAAAACATAAGAAGCTTGCTCAGCACCTGCATCAGATTCACGATGAGTTGGATGGAAATGTAGCGCTCCAAAG AATGATAAATGACTCTTCACTTTGTCCCACAAGAGAGGTTTTTATGAGAGTGGCCTATGAGATCTTTTCAGATGGAATATTTAACTGGGGCAGAGTGGTTGCCCTGTTCTACTTTGCATGCCGACTCGTTATCAAA GCTCTTGTAACTCAGATTCCTGATATTATCAGAACCATTATCAGTTGGACCATAGACTATCTCCGCGAACATGTGATCAACTGGATCAGGGAGCAAGGTGGCTGG GAGGGTATTCGCTCCTACTTCGGCACACCCACATGGCAGACGGTCGGGGTTTTCTTGGCAGGATTTCTTACCGCTGTTCTTGTCATGCGCAAGATGTGA
- the LOC109201889 gene encoding mitogen-activated protein kinase kinase kinase 14-like, with translation MLISELSHRRDNKITTVPELELRKLVGDFYLSSLLQLHSAEMQEQLLSCLSSDPYSNWEPWDKKDSGRWSLSPGYDLSSGVFSYNSQPDGQVFSLDILGHTQQPPPCCLLFSTV, from the exons ATGCTGATCTCTGAGCTGAGCCACAGGAGGGACAACAAAATCACCACGGTACCTGAACTTGAGCTACGGAAGCTGGTTGGAG aTTTCTATCTGAGCAGCCTCCTACAGCTTCATTCTGCTGAGATGCAGGAGCAGTTGTTGTCTTGCCTCAGCAGTGACCCTTACTCGAACTGGGAACCGTGGGACAAAAAG GACTCTGGCCGCTGGTCTCTGAGCCCAGGATACGACCTCAGCTCCGGTGTCTTCTCCTACAATAGCCAGCCAGATGGGCAGGTGTTCAGTTTGGATATCCTAGGTCACACACAGCAGCCACCACCTTGCTGTCTTCTCTTCTCTACTGTTTAA